The [Clostridium] celerecrescens 18A genomic sequence GCTACGTTAGCTTCTCCGCCTCCGTAGTTTACATCAAACTCATCTGCCTGAATAAATTTCTCATTATTGGGGGTAGATAATCTTAACATGATCTCGCCCATGGTTACAAGTTTTGCCATTTTGTATTCTCTCCTAAAATTCTATTATTAATTTTTATAATTAGTTTTTATTTGCGGGCTGCCGCTACTGCCTCAACAAATTCTTTTGCCTTCGCTGTTACTGCTGCAAAATCTCCAGTCTTAGCACCCTTTGTCAAGCTGCTGCCGGTACCAACGGCATAGGCTCCTGCCTTGATCCACTTATCAACGTTGTCAACGTCAACACCGCCGGATGGCATGAAGTCACCCTGAGGAAGCGGGCCTTTAAAGGAGCTGATCGCATCTGGTCCCATGATGTTGCCTGGGAAGATCTTGATGACGTCACAGCCGCACTCCAATGCGGTAATAGCCTCGGTAGGTGTCATAACGCCTGGAAGCATAGGAACTCTGTAACGGTTGCAAAGCTTGATTGTCTCAACATTTAAGCCGGGGCTTACAACATAGTTAGCACCTGCAAGGATTGCTGCTCTCGCTGTTTCCGGGTCAAGTACAGTACCTGCTCCGATAACAACCTCTTCATTTTTGCTATATTTTTCAGACATTTTTGCTATGAATTCAATTGGATTTCCTTCATCCATGGTCATTGTGATTTCAATAAAATTGATGCCGCCTGCAATGATGGCGTCGACTACCTTCTCGCCCTGCTCAAAGTCTTTTGCACGAACAACAGCTACCAGACAGTCTTTTTTCATCTTTGATAAAACCTGTTCTTTTTTCATCGTCCTTTTACTCTCCTTCTTTAATTTCGTATATACGAATTGATTTCATATTTACGATTCCTATACTTGAAATATTAATCGTTTCCATCCATTTTGTCAACAGGTATTCCTTATATTTTTCCAAGAAAGCCTAACAAACGGGAAACCTCCATGCTCTTTTCGGAAACCAGCTTTCCCAAAGCCTCATAATCATTGGAAGGCTTATAAAGACTGGATACGCTGATGGCTCCCAGCACATTGCCATCCCGGTCAAATACCGGGGCTCCCACACACTGCATATGTTCCTCCATCTCCCTGGCATCAAATGCATAGCCTCTTTCCCGTACCTGTTTCAGTTCTTCCAGCAGCTGCCCTTTGTTTCTGATGGTTCTCTCGGTGTACTGGGTGAATTTCAGCCGGTTGATCATCTGCTCTCTGGCCTCCTCATCGCTGTAGGCGAGAATCACCTTTCCCAGGGAGGTACAGTACATGGGATTTTTAGAACCTACAGTTGCTGTAGTGATAATAGGATTTTCCGGTTCGAACTTACATATGTATACCACATGATGATCCGACGGAATACCAAAAAAGACCGTCTTTCCCACTTCCTTGGAAAATGCCTTGAGCACCGGCTCAATGATTCCGATAAAATCCAGATTATTGGTATAATTAATTCCGATGCGGTAAGCCATTAAGCCTATGGTATAATTCTGCTTTTGACCCCTTGCTACATTGACCATGCCCATCTCGGCAAGGGTTGTCACAATATCGTAAGCGCTGGTCTTGGGAAGATCCAGCTTTTCACATAGATCGTCCAGAGTCGCTCCCTCCGGTGTTCTGGAGATCAGCTTTAAGATCTCGACGGTTCTTTGCGTCGTTCTGTTTAGTTTCATGGTTTGGCCTCCATTTCTATGTCCTAGTATACTCCGGAAAACCGGAAAAAAGCAAGATGATTTTCGCATATACGAAACATTTGTAAGTATTTACAAAATGATAGGGATTTTATTGGTTTATTTGCGAAAACAATAAATCAGGGATTGTAATATTTATCATAATTATGTATAATAATCTGGGTATGTAAATACTTACAATTACGGAGGTGATGTTTTTGAATATCTATGATGTTTCCGAACATGCTCACGTATCGATTGCCACCGTTTCCCGCGTCATCAACGGAAATCCCAATGTCAGCGAGAAAACCAGGAAGCGGGTTCTCGCCGTCATGGAAGAGCTGGGTTACACCCCAAATGTATTCGCCAGAAGCCTGGGGCTAAATACGATGAAGACCATTGGAATCATGTGCGCCGATTCTTCCGACCCATGGCTGGCGGAAGCCATCTATTATCTGGAAAAGGAATTACGAGGCAACGGATATGATTCCATTCTCTGCTGCACCGGCTATCTTCCTGAAACCAAGAAGAAGTATCTGGAGCTTTTGCGGTCCAAACGGGTGGATGCCATCATCCTGACCGGTTCCCATTATATAGAAGCAAAGGCAAAGGACAATGCCTATCTTCTGGAGGCAGCAAAGGATCTCCCCATTATGCTGGTCAACGGACAGCTGGAAGGGGAGCAGATCTACTGCACGGTCTGTGACGACCACGCCGCAGTTTACGATGCTGCTTTACGGCTTTACCGCTCCGGCCGTTCTTCAGTGCTCTATCTCTATTCCGGAAATTCCTTCAGCAATTTACACAAGCTTTCCGGCTACCGGGATGCGGTAAGAGATGCCGGTTTTATGATCCGGGATGAGCTTATGGTACTTTGCAGCAAGGACTTAGATGTGGCCATGGAACGCCTGGACATGCTTTCCCGTTCCGGGGTTTATTTCGACGCAGTACTGGCTTCCGAGGATATTCTGGCTGTTGGAGCCGTAAAATATGCAGACAAGGCAGGACTTACGATCCCTAAGGATTTAAGCATCATCGGATACAACAATTCCATTCTTTCCAGATGCACAACTCCGGAAATAACTTCCGTGGATAATAAGGTGGAAGCCATTTGCACCACCACGGTGAACACTTTAATGAAGGTTCTGGAAGAGGGAAACGTACCGGGAAAAACTACCATCACCCCGGAGCTGATAAAACGAGGTACTACTAATTTTTAATTTCACATATTGAAGGAGGACTCTCTATCATGAAACAGTTTATGGACAAGGACTTTTTACTGTCAACCGATTCAGCAAAAACGCTTTATCACACATATGCAGAAAACATGCCTATCGTAGACTATCACTGCCATATCAATCCCCAGGAAATCTATGAAGACCGCAAGTTTGACACTATTACCCAGGTATGGTTAGGCGGCGATCATTATAAATGGCGTCAGATGCGTTCCTGCGGTGTGGATGAAAAATATATTACAGGAGATGCTTCCGACCGTGAGAAATTCCAGAAGTGGGCAGAGATCCTTCCGAGGCTGATCGGCAATCCACTCTACCACTGGAGCCACTTAGAGCTTCAGAGATATTTCGGCTATACCGGCCATTTAAACGGCAATACAGCAGAAGAGGTATGGAATCTGTGCAATAAAAAGCTTCAGGAGGATTCCATGAGCGTCCGCAACTTGATCAGACAGTCAAATGTCAAGCTGATCTGCACCACAGACGATCCTGCCGATACTCTGGAATGGCATCAGAAAATTGCCGATGATAAAGCCTTTGAAGTAAAGGTGCTTCCTGCCTGGAGACCTGACAAGGCCATGAACATCGAAAAACCGGATTTTGCAGCTTATATGGCAAAATTGTCCTCTGTCAGCGGAGTGGAAATCAAGGATTTCGCTTCCTTAAAGACTGCTTTAAGGAACCGTATGGAGTATTTCACCAGCCAGGGCTGCGGCGTATCCGACCATGCCCTTGAATATGTTATGTATGCTCCTGCCGATGAGGCAGAGCTTGATGCGATCTTTGCAAATGGACTTTCCGGCAAAGCCATAACAAAGGACGATGAATTAAAATACAAGACCGCCTTCATGTTGTTCGCAGCAAAGGAATACAACCGCATGGGCTGGGTGATGCAGCTTCATTACGGCTGTAAGCGTGACAACAATGCCATGACATTTGAAAATCTGGGACCAGACACCGGTTTCGACTGTATCAACAATTATGCTCCTTCCGCACAGATGGCTGATTTCTTAAATGCATTAAGTGCAACCGATGAGATCCCAAAAACCATTAT encodes the following:
- a CDS encoding LacI family DNA-binding transcriptional regulator, yielding MNIYDVSEHAHVSIATVSRVINGNPNVSEKTRKRVLAVMEELGYTPNVFARSLGLNTMKTIGIMCADSSDPWLAEAIYYLEKELRGNGYDSILCCTGYLPETKKKYLELLRSKRVDAIILTGSHYIEAKAKDNAYLLEAAKDLPIMLVNGQLEGEQIYCTVCDDHAAVYDAALRLYRSGRSSVLYLYSGNSFSNLHKLSGYRDAVRDAGFMIRDELMVLCSKDLDVAMERLDMLSRSGVYFDAVLASEDILAVGAVKYADKAGLTIPKDLSIIGYNNSILSRCTTPEITSVDNKVEAICTTTVNTLMKVLEEGNVPGKTTITPELIKRGTTNF
- a CDS encoding bifunctional 2-keto-4-hydroxyglutarate aldolase/2-keto-3-deoxy-6-phosphogluconate aldolase, which encodes MKKEQVLSKMKKDCLVAVVRAKDFEQGEKVVDAIIAGGINFIEITMTMDEGNPIEFIAKMSEKYSKNEEVVIGAGTVLDPETARAAILAGANYVVSPGLNVETIKLCNRYRVPMLPGVMTPTEAITALECGCDVIKIFPGNIMGPDAISSFKGPLPQGDFMPSGGVDVDNVDKWIKAGAYAVGTGSSLTKGAKTGDFAAVTAKAKEFVEAVAAARK
- the uxaC gene encoding glucuronate isomerase encodes the protein MKQFMDKDFLLSTDSAKTLYHTYAENMPIVDYHCHINPQEIYEDRKFDTITQVWLGGDHYKWRQMRSCGVDEKYITGDASDREKFQKWAEILPRLIGNPLYHWSHLELQRYFGYTGHLNGNTAEEVWNLCNKKLQEDSMSVRNLIRQSNVKLICTTDDPADTLEWHQKIADDKAFEVKVLPAWRPDKAMNIEKPDFAAYMAKLSSVSGVEIKDFASLKTALRNRMEYFTSQGCGVSDHALEYVMYAPADEAELDAIFANGLSGKAITKDDELKYKTAFMLFAAKEYNRMGWVMQLHYGCKRDNNAMTFENLGPDTGFDCINNYAPSAQMADFLNALSATDEIPKTIIYSLNPNDNASIGTILGCFQSKFPGKIQQGSAWWFNDHKTGMTEQMISLANLGCLGNFIGMLTDSRSFLSYTRHEYFRRILCELVGGWVDNGEYPDDQDSLKEIIEGISFNNAIKYFNFKI
- a CDS encoding IclR family transcriptional regulator — its product is MKLNRTTQRTVEILKLISRTPEGATLDDLCEKLDLPKTSAYDIVTTLAEMGMVNVARGQKQNYTIGLMAYRIGINYTNNLDFIGIIEPVLKAFSKEVGKTVFFGIPSDHHVVYICKFEPENPIITTATVGSKNPMYCTSLGKVILAYSDEEAREQMINRLKFTQYTERTIRNKGQLLEELKQVRERGYAFDAREMEEHMQCVGAPVFDRDGNVLGAISVSSLYKPSNDYEALGKLVSEKSMEVSRLLGFLGKI